The Callithrix jacchus isolate 240 chromosome 7, calJac240_pri, whole genome shotgun sequence DNA window CAtgggaattaaaatttaaaattaggcaTTTGTGGTAAGAAGGGTGAGGCCacattcatctttaaaatatcagGAGAGCTTAGtcatttccttccctctctggTTTTCTGAAAATTTGCATGTAAACTGAAATTAGGTTGTTCaatcattttaaatatctaaaagatACATAGAGGATTCCTttgttttaacaacaacaacaaataccaAAGATGAAAATACACTCATAACATGAATTAAaagatagtttttattttattctttaatgtttATTAATGTTTCCCCATAACGTAgagctttccttttctgttctgctTTCTGTGTTCTCTACACGTATGTGAACCACAAGACTGAAGAAATCTAGCCTTTGAAAAACCCATAGTTGGAGTTTATTTGCTCTAAaacaatttagttttttttgttagGTTCAAGGATTTAAGAGACCCTTTATATTATCCACAGTCGTAAAGCAATTTGTTCCCAGTTTGTGTGTGAATGACAGCTCATCAAGACTGGTCAAATAGGACTGGGGCTAAGTTTCAGGAAGGTAGTCTAGACTCGAAATGATGATTCAAGGGTTGAAGAACTCAGCTGGTAGAGATCACAGCAGAGGCCAAGAGTTTCTAGTATTCAAAGAGAATCCAGAAAACCAGGACAAAAGCCAAGGACAGTAGCACTTAGCAAAGCAGAGAATCATGATGGGGAGAATCATCATGATGAGATGTTAGAATAATTCACAAATATTGGCATTTACAAAGCTCTTAGTTATCTCATGACTGTATCAACTCTCAAAAGTGGGTGTTATCTCCTTTATTCAAAGACATTAAGAGACTTGGTTCAAGCAACCATAGTAAGTGGCTGAGCTGAGACTGAAATCTTGTAATTTAATTCTTCAGACTGAAAATCTCACCTTCTAAGATAGTAGTGTTTTTCAGACTGTTCTGTTGATTCTGAGAATTCTGCAGAGGTAACCAAGGTGAGGGGATAGGGATGGGGAGTCTCATCCCTCGTAGGTCACACTCCATCCCAGCTTCATTCCACCAGAATTGCTGAGTTTTAAATATTACCATTACAGGCCAGGCCCTATGGCACACCCCTGTGGttccactactcaggaggctgaggttagtggattgcttgatcccaggaggttgagtttACATTAAATCGTGTTTCTGACactgtgctttttttgtttttaaaggcaaagaagctctttattgttactattattatacttttaagttctagcGTTCCTGTATACAatgtgcacgtttgttacataggtatacacatgccatggtggtttgctgcatccatcatcccatcatctgcattaggtatttctcctaatgctatccctcctctagtcccccgcCCTctgccaggccctggtgtgtgatgttcccctccttgtgtccatgtgttctcattgttcagctctcacttaaggatgaggacatgtgatgtttggttttctattcttgtgttagttttttgagaataatggtttccagcttcatccatgtccctgcaaaggacatgaactcatcctcttttATCTCCAACTGTACTtaagtctgggcaacaaagggagaccctgtctcaaaaaagtgggGGTTATAAACGTGATTTCGTTGAGCAAAATTGTTTTGTGTAAAAAATTCACCTGATTAGGAGCCACAGAATTCTAATTCCAGTACTAACAATTATTTGACTGTAGGCAAGCTTGGTCATATAAAATGGGAGAGTTGGTcttagataacatttagatttatttttgacatagtccaatccattaaaaaaattttttaaattatttttagagatgaggtcttgctatgttgcccaggctggtctcttaggTGGAAATAGTTCAGTTAGCATTCCATGCCAGTTCTTCAGTGAAGTCTGTGTTTATATCCTTTAGGTAGATAACTAAATGTGAATGTTTTGGTGTGTTTATGTTTTCTTGTTAAGGCAGAGTGAAACATAGTCACACCGCTGCACATCACCCCAGCTTCCTACCCTTCCCAGGATTCCCTTTCCCTTCTGTCtctgaccaaaaaataaaaaacaaacccacaaaaggtctcttaaaaatctttttcctctatttttgtattttaggaacaAGTTCCAGTTCCAGTCTACCATCCAACACCTAGCCAGACTCGGCTAGCAACTCAGCTGACTGAAGAGGAACAAATTAGGATAGCTCAAAGAATAGGACTTATACAACATCTGCCTAAAGGAGTTTATGACCCTGGAAGAGATGGATCAGAAAAAAAGATCCGAGAGTAAGTTTTAATTTGTAcatttcaaagttttattttcagaaattcgCTTTGAAAAAATTTGCGTTTTCTCTTGCACTTTAGAAAGTAAGACATTTAATATATTGAAACACTTCACTTAATGCAAggatatgtttaatttttttttatagctctTATTACTGGCTACTAACAAGAGAATGCTATAATATAATTAAGAGTTTTCACAGgcggggtacagtggctcacacctataatcccagcactttgggtggctgaggtgggcagatcacttgaggccaggagttagagaccaacctggccaacatggtgaaacctcgtctctactaaaaatatgaaaattagccaggcatggtggcctgtgcctataatcccagctacttgggaggctgaggtaggagaatcacttgaaattctcaaaaataaaataaataaaaaactgggcacggtggcttacgcctgtaatcccagcactttgggagaccaaggtgagatCCTTCACGTGCCCCTCCTGCATGGAGCCAGTTGATGCAGCACTGCTTTCATCCTATGAGACTAATTGAGCCAGGGTCTCTCATCTGACTTCAAGTGAACCATCATTTTTGGTGGTTTTGATCTTTTGTCACTGAGCCCAAAgagccaggaaggctgaggcaggagaattgcttgaacccaggaggcagaggttgcaatgagccgagattgcgctactgcactacagcctgggtgacagagcaagactccatctcaaaaaaaggaaagttaatgAAGAGAGCTTTAACTTACAGCAACCCAGTAAGTAGGCTGAAGTTAGTGTTTCTGTTTTTACAGgtagttattaaaatgaaaattatctttCTCTAGAATTACACTAAATAGTACAAGGAAACAAAGTTGATCTAACTGATGCTTTTCTACCTATAAAGTAATCCCATTCTCCTTCTACTATAATATGTAGCTGTTTAACAAGCACACCAGTAGATGTGATCCATATGGAATCCATTTCCCTTTGCTCTGTTGATTGCTCCTAAGTCCTGCAAATTCTCAGGGATTGAAATAAGAGACTGAATAGATCAAtagtaggaaaaaaatcagtttgcATGCTTTGGTGATAAGATGACAGGCAAAGCTTTCAGCTGTGTTATTCAGATTAACACTGTTTTTAATGGGATTTAAAGCGTTTTCTGAATAGGACACTTCTGAAAATGCCTTCTGATTTCTCTCCATTGCTCCCAACAGGTGTGTGATCTGTATGATGGACTTTGTTTATGGGGACCCAATTCGATTTCTGCCGTGCATGCACATCTATCACCTGGACTGTATAGATGACTGGTTGATGAGATCCTTCACGTGCCCCTCCTGCATGGAGCCAGTTGATGCAGCACTGCTTTCATCCTATGAGACTAATTGAGCCAGGGTCTCTCATCTGACTTCAAGTGAACCATCATTTTTGGTGGTTTTGATCTTTTGTCACTGAGCCCAAAGAGCCAGGGATTAGGAATTCAGATCATGCACAGAAGTTTCCTAAAAATTCCTGGATGGCTGCAGATGTTGGGGGAAAAAGTACGTGATATTTTAGAAACTTAGAGGGAAAAGTAGGATGGTATTTTTATGTAAAGCCTTGACccagtgtttaaaaatataattgtatttagATCTTGTTATTGCTCCAGTACATAGGAATTGTGTAAAGTGTTAAAGCAGCTGTATTTGTTTAAATTGTGTGTATTGAAGATTAGGAAAAAGATAGTTTTTTTCCTAAACGAAAtaactttcttctcttcccccaCCCTACCCAAATTCTTTTCCGAAGTTGCTGGCATTTGGGTCAAGGTTTTATTAAAAGCTACATTTTATAACACTGGCACACAAAAAAAGTAGTTTTAAGCTTGTTTGCACAGTTCTTTTTTTCCATTGGAAATGGAATTCATTGCCTTAGGTCTTTTTAAATAGTGTATTATTATCGTTGGGGCTGGCTCTATGCTTGAAAACCAGTTTATTTATAACCTGTTATAAGTGCTATATTCTGTTTGCAGTTAGGAAATGCAGAATTCAAAGTGATCTCCTAGCTTGTAAGCAAACTGAGATGCACTATcccttttctataaaaaataagttaatgtgTCAGGAAACCAATTCTATTAAAGTGGGATTTAATACTACCCTTTCCTATGTGTTTTACCTGATTATTTTGGTTGTTAATATGGTGATAATGGAAAAgtcaagtaaaattttaaatattaagaattcTGATTTATTGAGATTGAATTATGCCACCacatttatgtaaaaatgaaGATGGCACTGTGGTGAGACCTAATAAGAAATAGTGACTCAGTTGTAGCAATTTTGATTTCTCTTTCCTGTGACCTCTTCCCTCTTGTCTTGAACCATAGCAAACGGATACTGCATCTCTCATTACTGTAGTGCTGAGGTTATTGAAGTTCTATAAAACACATCTCAGTCTCTGTTTCTTGGAAAGGAATCTATTACATCCTGCTAGCTGGCTGACAGAACTGAGCAGGGAGAATAAAGataattgtattttatgttttgcaCACAAATGCAGAATTTGTATAACCACATGACTTCGTAGTTGTGATCTCAGAAAAGAAggaatttctcctttgtttcttgCAGTTAATGTAAGAATACTTTAAATCTCTAAGCTTTTGAAGTGTTAGAGGTAGAGATGGTCTAGTAAAGATGTAGTAGTAATGTTTTATCCATTtagcatgtgtttatttttttcgtATGTACTCAAAGGTGACTTATTCACCTCAGTGATATTACAGCTAAAAAAAACCATTCATTAGCAAAAGGAAAAGTGGTCTCAACCTAACATCAGAAgtgtttcttattattttatattgagtTGAATATTGGACTCTTAACACTTTCCCACATACAAAACAGTGTCATGAAGTTTCTTCATAATTGCATTATAGAGAAATGTAGTATGTCATTAAGTACTTTGTAAAAATTTGACATTCAACTGTAGTATCCATATGTTGGTTAAATTTCTTTATGAGCCCCATGATGGAAAGACTTAaagaagaatttgagaaaaattgcAAGAAATTGGATTATCGGGTTCTGTTAAATTGTTACATGTATCTTGCTTAAACTtctgtttattaatttatatccACCCAATTACATAAAGCAAATTTGGAGGAAACAACTGAAGTTGTGCAATATTTTCTGTGATAATTgctttttttattcttgtgtttTCTACTTAAACATGATGTCTGTCATCAAGTATTATAgtcagactttctttttttctagattgCTAAAATTGGTAaatgaacttattttaaaatcatctttcatGTTGCAGTTAGTCTTTCTTTTCATTACAAGTCTTCTTTCACAGAAGTTTGGTAATATTGAAGGAAGTAGCGTTGGGCAGAATGTGTCTTTTTTAGGCACTTTGTATTAATCTCAACCTACAATGTTAAGAACCATCAGTTTTGACTTTTACTAAGTTGTTAAAGTTATAATACAGCTGTGTAGGGTTACAGTTAATTACATAAGTAGTCCCcgtataatcttttaaaatggttgtgtatgataattattttaaaatatctctagGTATATACATACGTACGTGTGTGTGTGGACACACACATTTGTGGGAagtattttctgttgtttggcaTTTAATATCATTTAAACATATACTTAGGCTTGGTAGCATCAAAGTTTCTAAAACCAAACAATAGTTGTAACTTCTTTATCTAGATAAGGGCAAGTATATGTTCAAGCTTGCTGTGGGATTTGAAATTTCTGAAAAGCCTaaccaggaagaaacaaaagaaccTTATCCTTTTGAATGCAAAACTCAGTAAGTTGAAATACTTTCAGATATTTGCAGTTTAGCTaacacaaactttaaaaagattCTATGAGTGTTCTTTATAGGGAATCTCTTCAATCAATACTAGAAGACTCGCCCCCTACTATTGGTGTTTATCTTGTGATATAAAACAGTATGATTTCACAGAACAGTAAGCATTGAGGTAACAGATTCCCTGTATACAAACCTTTTTCATAAGgaagtattcatttttaaaaaaggagcaaCACTTTATTAAGTACAGTAAGCCCCCCCATCCATCCATGGTTTctgcaatttataaataaaaattttttaaaaacacttaattgaacaatccaagatggccgatcgctaacatcccgggattgcagctctcagggaaggcgcggagaactagaggacgccacactttcagacaaagtctggtcgctcacggagcagaagatcccccagtggtggaaacacacgagtcgccagcgcgactctcgtggtcggcgcagcggttccgccggcacctcgacgcagcagcgctcggcgcagagtaaacgggaccagttccccttctgaccgaggtttggagccccgggaaggcagagtcgcctactaaggaaacaagaaggaagcccgacaggagaatcctgggcagaaaagcaccatcagttttaacgccgctgctctggccctgggaactaacaacctggacgtccactcaagagacctaatctgaaagttggtaatttcaaagacgacaggaggataaatttacaatgacgggaagaaaccagcgtaaaaaagctgagaatactcaaagtcagaatgcctctccctctaaagatgatcacagttccacatcaacaatggaacaaggcttgatggagaacgagcgcctcctgatgacagaatcactcttcaaggaatggataataacaaacttcggtgagttaaaagaacatgttgtagcccaacgtaaagaaactaggaactttgaaaaaaggtttgatgaaatcctatcgagaatagacaacttaggagtatgagtgaattaatggaactgaagaatacaatccAGGAACTCCGAGATGTacgcacaggtttaaacactcgaattgttcaagcagaagaagggatatcagaggtcaaagtccaacttaatgaaataaaacgtgaagaaaagattagagaaaaaaggataaaaaggaatgagcaaagtctccaagaaatgtgggactatgtgaaaagaccaaatttacgtttgataggtgtacctgaatgcaacggagagaatgaatccaagctggaaaatacccttcaggatattattcaggaaaattttcctaaactagcaaagtaggtcaacattcaaccccaggtaatacagagaacaccacaaagatattcctcaagaagaccaaccccaaggcacataatcgttagattcacaagggttgaaacgaaggagaggatactaagggcagccagagagaaaggtcaggttacccacaaaggcaagcctatcagacttacagcagatctctcggcagaaactctacaggccagaagagagtgggggccaatattcaacatcctcaaagaacagaaccttcagcccagaatttcatatccagccaaactaagcttcacaactgaaggaaaaataaaatcttttatgaacaaacaagaactcagagattttattaccactaggcctgctttacaagagcttctgaaagaagcattacacacagaaagaaacaaccagtattagcctttctaaaaatacaccaaaaagtaaagagcaccaacataaagaagaatttacaccaacaaatggataaaacagccagtcaacatcaaatggcagtaaccctaaatttaaattgactgaattcccaatcaaaagacacagccaaaacccaacggcatgttacatccagacctgtttcacatgcaaggatacacaaagactcaaaacaaagggatggagaaagatttaccaaccaaatggagagcaaaaataaataataaataaataaaaagcaggagttgcaattcttgtatcggataaaatagattttaaagcaacaaagatatagtgagtggtaaaaggatcaatgcaacaacaagagctaacgatcctaacacccagataggagacttagattcaatgagacagaaaattaataaggatatcaaggactcgaactcagatccagaacaagtaaacttaataaatatttatagagctctccacttcaaatacacgaaatatacattcttgtcaataccacatcacacctacccattagtttaaatgaaacattgattggccattattaatacccaatttttttcaaaataaagcaatatttccacttactctccctctttctcttcctctttcttcctctcctttacttattttttttttttttctttccttctctcaaaaaaaatcaacttgtaaacctctagatccaggtcggcaatgtctctctcattgcttgatttcctttcttcccttccctccctccctctctccctccctccccgcttcctcccttccttccttccttccttccttccttcatcccttccttcctccctaccatccttattcccttccttcctgccttcctcccccccccccaaaaaaaaaaaaaaaacactatcttggctggcacagtggctcacgcctgtaatcccaacactttgggaggtcaaggcaggtggatcactgggggtcaggagttggaaaccagcctggccaacatggtgagaaagACAaagattagttgggcatggtggcatgcacaaggcacaagaatcacttgaacctgtgaggcagaggttgtggtgagctgatatcccactgctgcactccagcctgggcgacagagttagactgtccccaccaaaaaaaaacataaaaacaaaaaacaactttctGTTTACCAATATTGTTcctaatctcttactgtgcctaatttgtaaattaaactttttcataggtatatatgtgtagGTATGTATGTGGTATTGTTCAGTTTCAGACATGCAGTGGGGTTCTTGGAAAATACACCCCAGAGATAAAGTAGAGGATACTGTAGTCAAAAGGAGAGCTGCCTAAGATGTTGACACTGGAAGTGGTAAATGAGAGAAAGTACATTTCTTCAGCATAAGCACAAAAATATTTTGGTGGCTATCTCTTTACAAAAGCAGTGGTAGCAGTCATGGAGTCAACTGATTAAATTTGTGGGTAAATGCATCTTGATGTAATAacctcaactaatttttttaagacttattttaaaatttgtagacACATTGTATAATGAGAAAAAGGaagtcagaaaatagaaaaaaaatttgtggaCACAAGAAAAGTTGGATTTTTGGTTAGTGTCTCTTCAAGTAATGTTAAATTTACCTACTGAATTTAAATAATcgttcttctatttttttaatttttatttttttttttacttttaattttttttttcttttaatatcaaCTGCCCTTTTACTGGACAGGAAGAGAGAAGACAATTTGACCCATccttctgtacttttttttgagacagtctttctctgtttcccaggctgtagtgtaatggtgtgatcacagctcactcatTTTGTCTCCAAGGCACATTTTCTCCACCAGGAGTGTTGATATATCAGTAGTTCTCAGATGCCAGGACAACCAGAGCACAATTACCTAGGGCTCTGGATGTTTATTAGTAATGGAAGACCCCTATCTTACCAgagtgggagaggagaaacaaatttttgaaataggatctctatctcccaggctggagggcagtggcgcaatgacggctcactgcaacctccatctcgcaggctcaagcaatcctcccaagttgctgagactacaggcacatgccaccacacgtggctaatttttgtttttgtgtttgtttttagagatgggtttttgccatgttacccaggctgctcttgaactcctgggctcaaatgatcctcccacctcagccttccaaagtgctggggttacaggtgtggatcaccacacttggccatcTGTCATTTGTAACAGGttctccaagtgattctgatgtacTGGCAGGTTTTGGAACCATTAGTAGATAGTCCCTTCCCAAACTTGTGAAGTACGGATTTGGTAcattttttgtttcctgagaAATTTGAAGCAGTATTGGGCAGTTGTTGGGTTATTCAGAGATGGATTGTCCAGGCACGATTATCCAGactttttgctcttcatttgtcCTTTTgctatttccttgctttttagtATGGGTACAGAACATCCAGATGAGTCCCTTTACAACCTATTTCCTGATTTTGCAACTTTTTTCCACCAGAGGCACCAGTGAATTACAAAAAGGTTTTGAGATTTATCTGTACATTTTAA harbors:
- the RNF11 gene encoding RING finger protein 11, with amino-acid sequence MGNCLKSPTSDDISLLHESQSDRASFGEGTEPDQEPPPPYQEQVPVPVYHPTPSQTRLATQLTEEEQIRIAQRIGLIQHLPKGVYDPGRDGSEKKIRECVICMMDFVYGDPIRFLPCMHIYHLDCIDDWLMRSFTCPSCMEPVDAALLSSYETN